From a single Candidatus Delongbacteria bacterium genomic region:
- a CDS encoding right-handed parallel beta-helix repeat-containing protein, with protein MIRRPLLLPSIGILLLLVGCSCDDEKAGWSSRTIGGLQSETLTIGDHTRVTVTESVSFTEGSNLVLSGQVEFLMSANTSLELPADFSVPASAGVTFRPADATPWQKLKVSQAQVDLRNLTIRGAIIGLDLSGSGAATLSRLTISECEQYGLYAVSLDSLIIEDSRISDCVSDGAHIKFSKTRLSGVSVTGCAFHGVYLLSGQSLLEDCTLANNGLTENGSGITVDGTDSAYSITHSLFDGNYYGLRDTANRAVILTQCQFSNSVYFPLLFAHPFADRVFLEQNNILPGPGGRRVELATTGAYLPGRYLPAMRNWWGTTNLEDIVSSTSLSGDGRTTANSDTVRVEPILLEPLPSAGPR; from the coding sequence ATGATCCGGCGGCCACTCCTGTTGCCTTCCATCGGAATTCTGCTCCTGCTGGTCGGTTGCTCCTGCGACGATGAAAAAGCCGGCTGGAGCTCCCGCACGATCGGAGGTCTGCAGTCCGAGACACTCACGATTGGCGATCACACGCGGGTCACGGTGACCGAATCCGTGTCCTTCACCGAAGGCAGCAACCTGGTGCTCAGCGGCCAGGTGGAGTTCCTGATGTCAGCGAACACCAGCCTCGAGCTGCCCGCGGACTTCTCGGTGCCGGCCAGTGCGGGTGTGACCTTCCGCCCCGCCGATGCCACACCCTGGCAGAAACTGAAAGTGAGCCAGGCACAGGTCGATCTGCGCAACCTGACGATCCGGGGCGCCATCATCGGCCTGGACCTCAGCGGCTCAGGCGCGGCGACTCTGTCCCGCCTGACGATCTCCGAATGCGAGCAGTACGGACTGTACGCGGTCAGCCTGGACAGCCTGATCATCGAAGACAGCCGCATTTCCGACTGCGTCTCCGATGGCGCGCACATCAAGTTCAGCAAGACCCGGCTCTCAGGGGTGAGCGTGACAGGGTGCGCCTTCCATGGTGTCTATCTGCTGAGCGGACAGTCGCTGCTCGAGGATTGCACCCTGGCCAACAACGGCCTGACCGAAAATGGCAGCGGAATCACCGTGGACGGGACCGACAGTGCCTACTCGATCACCCACAGCCTTTTTGATGGCAACTACTATGGTCTGCGGGACACTGCCAACCGCGCTGTGATCCTGACCCAGTGCCAGTTCAGCAACAGCGTCTACTTTCCCCTGCTGTTCGCCCATCCCTTCGCCGACCGCGTCTTTCTTGAGCAGAACAACATCCTGCCCGGCCCAGGCGGGCGGCGCGTGGAACTGGCCACCACCGGAGCCTATCTGCCAGGACGCTATCTGCCTGCCATGCGGAACTGGTGGGGCACGACCAATCTGGAAGACATCGTGTCTTCAACCAGCCTTTCCGGAGATGGTCGCACCACCGCCAACTCAGATACGGTGCGAGTGGAGCCGATTCTTCTGGAGCCGTTGCCAAGCGCCGGTCCGCGCTGA
- a CDS encoding O-antigen ligase family protein, which translates to MTAEIAKERHSLLDLMLPLYVFLMVLLDPLPTGHLIANAMFVLVFALFLLEQFSGQTRLRVTPVAALFVLTIIGHLLPILMGKAIYLDLATDGVTQASLLVLLLLFFSSTLESPTRLKNSLLAVTLAFMGTYIWGHLILQRELAGRAMALYENPNAAGICAVYTLFCIRILWDLKRDSNGRPLLNGWLILVSLCAVQLILATQSRKSLLVIVLFLGWEAIKWFRRSRFKIPMLGFAMLALMAFSTTLYVLPDAPVLRRFSNAWRTFTDPTVTASEEDSGILIRLEFYRTGLQIIRENPIIGQGVGAFRALSNQLSNAITEDRVTHSTFLDMYIEGGLLAFVAYVAIFASLVRLLWRRRKERSTYVLLGLFVLFAAGLELGSWRYMDKFKWMLLIAMYYIGRDGLLEPEAELTAEEVHETGLPNTAAVPRLQEPLR; encoded by the coding sequence ATGACCGCGGAGATCGCAAAAGAGCGGCACAGCCTGCTGGATCTGATGTTGCCGCTGTACGTGTTCCTGATGGTGCTGCTGGACCCATTGCCCACCGGGCATCTGATAGCCAACGCGATGTTCGTGCTGGTCTTCGCGCTCTTCCTGCTGGAACAGTTTTCCGGACAGACCAGATTGCGCGTCACTCCGGTCGCCGCCCTTTTTGTGCTGACCATCATCGGACATCTGCTGCCCATCCTCATGGGCAAGGCGATCTATCTGGATCTGGCGACCGATGGAGTGACACAGGCAAGCCTGCTGGTCTTGCTGCTGCTGTTCTTCTCCAGCACGCTGGAATCTCCGACAAGGCTGAAGAACTCCCTGCTGGCCGTGACACTGGCATTCATGGGAACCTACATCTGGGGACACCTGATACTGCAGCGCGAACTGGCCGGCCGCGCCATGGCCCTGTATGAGAATCCCAACGCAGCCGGTATCTGTGCCGTCTACACCTTGTTCTGCATCCGCATCCTCTGGGACCTCAAGCGAGATTCGAATGGGCGTCCACTGCTGAATGGCTGGCTGATCCTCGTCAGTCTCTGTGCCGTTCAACTGATCCTGGCGACACAATCGCGCAAGAGTCTGCTGGTGATCGTGCTGTTTCTCGGCTGGGAGGCGATCAAGTGGTTCAGGCGTTCCCGCTTCAAGATCCCCATGCTTGGGTTCGCGATGCTGGCATTGATGGCTTTCAGCACAACGCTGTATGTGCTTCCCGATGCCCCGGTGTTGAGGCGATTCAGCAATGCCTGGCGCACCTTCACCGACCCCACGGTCACGGCTTCGGAAGAGGATTCGGGCATCCTGATCCGATTGGAATTCTATCGCACGGGGCTGCAGATCATCCGGGAGAACCCGATCATCGGACAGGGTGTGGGTGCCTTCCGTGCCTTGTCCAACCAGCTGTCGAACGCCATCACCGAAGATCGTGTGACCCACTCGACATTTCTGGATATGTACATCGAGGGTGGCCTGCTGGCCTTCGTGGCCTACGTCGCGATCTTCGCGTCCCTCGTGAGGCTGCTCTGGCGTCGCCGCAAGGAACGCAGCACATACGTGCTGCTGGGACTGTTCGTGCTCTTCGCGGCCGGCCTCGAGTTGGGTTCCTGGCGCTACATGGACAAATTCAAATGGATGCTTCTGATCGCCATGTATTACATCGGTCGCGATGGCCTGTTGGAGCCCGAGGCTGAGCTCACGGCCGAAGAAGTTCATGAAACCGGTTTGCCGAACACTGCCGCCGTCCCGCGCCTGCAGGAACCCCTGCGGTGA